In Candidatus Sulfotelmatobacter sp., the following proteins share a genomic window:
- a CDS encoding ABC transporter permease, whose translation MTSGRLANLLPPIAFGLAVLAIWEAGVRLFHVPAIILPPPSAIAMRLATSVPTLAADFNQTIRGVLAGYAIGSLAGFVIAVLIDRSQFLQRGLMPIGNLVSALPIVGIAPIMVMWFGFDWQSKAAVAAVMTFFPMLVNTVAGLEAPGAIERDLMRSYTASGPQTLEKLRLPAALPFIFNALKLNTTLALIGAIVAEFFGTPIVGMGFRISTEASRLDLDVVWAETLLAAITGSALFFGIAWLERRVTFWRPAFQSTTEKEMR comes from the coding sequence ATGACGTCCGGGCGCCTTGCGAACCTTCTGCCGCCCATCGCCTTCGGCCTCGCGGTGCTTGCGATCTGGGAAGCGGGAGTCCGGCTTTTCCACGTGCCGGCGATCATCCTGCCTCCGCCCTCGGCGATCGCAATGCGGCTCGCCACCTCCGTTCCCACCCTCGCCGCCGACTTCAACCAGACGATCCGAGGTGTGCTCGCGGGTTACGCCATCGGCTCGCTCGCCGGATTCGTGATCGCGGTCCTGATCGACCGCTCGCAATTCCTGCAACGCGGCCTCATGCCGATCGGCAACCTGGTCTCCGCGCTGCCGATCGTCGGCATCGCGCCGATCATGGTGATGTGGTTCGGCTTCGACTGGCAGTCGAAGGCCGCCGTCGCGGCGGTGATGACGTTTTTCCCGATGCTCGTCAACACGGTGGCAGGGCTCGAGGCGCCGGGCGCGATAGAACGCGACCTCATGCGGTCGTATACCGCCAGCGGTCCGCAGACGTTGGAAAAGTTACGGCTGCCGGCCGCGTTGCCGTTCATCTTCAACGCGCTCAAGCTGAACACGACGCTCGCGCTGATCGGCGCGATCGTCGCGGAGTTCTTCGGGACGCCCATCGTCGGCATGGGCTTCCGGATCTCGACGGAGGCCTCGCGGCTCGACCTCGACGTCGTCTGGGCGGAGACGCTGCTCGCGGCGATCACCGGCTCGGCGTTGTTCTTCGGGATCGCTTGGCTCGAACGAAGAGTCACCTTCTGGCGCCCGGCATTCCAGTCCACGACCGAAAAGGAGATGCGATGA
- a CDS encoding ABC transporter substrate-binding protein, whose protein sequence is MSLGRIVPAAVCAFLLLGGSASAADHLTLQLKWVTQAQFAGYYVAQAKGFYKDAGLDVTIKPGGPDIDPSQVLAAGGADVIVEWMPAALAAREKGVPEVNIAQVFQRSGLELTCRKDSGVRTPADFRGKTLGVWFSGNEYPFLSWMSKLGYKTDGPPNGVTVLKQGFNVDPLLQKQAACISTMTYNEYWQLIEAGMQPSQLVVFKYEDEGVATLEDGLYSTENRISDPAMRSRLARFVKASMRGWAYAISHQAEAVNIVMAADTSGALNAAHQTRQMSEIAKLVEGPQKPGYLDEAAANRTVRVLLGGASKPVITHPPTGAWTHAVWQEAFAK, encoded by the coding sequence ATGAGTCTCGGCAGGATCGTTCCCGCGGCCGTTTGCGCGTTCTTGCTGCTGGGCGGAAGCGCCAGCGCGGCGGATCACCTCACCTTGCAGCTCAAGTGGGTGACTCAAGCCCAGTTCGCCGGTTACTACGTCGCGCAGGCGAAGGGCTTCTACAAGGATGCCGGGCTCGACGTCACCATCAAGCCGGGCGGCCCCGACATCGATCCCTCGCAGGTGTTGGCCGCCGGCGGCGCCGACGTGATCGTCGAGTGGATGCCCGCCGCCTTGGCGGCACGCGAAAAAGGCGTGCCGGAGGTGAACATCGCGCAGGTCTTCCAACGTTCCGGCCTGGAGTTGACCTGCCGCAAGGACAGCGGCGTTCGCACGCCGGCCGACTTCCGCGGGAAAACGCTCGGCGTGTGGTTCTCGGGCAACGAGTACCCGTTCTTGTCGTGGATGAGCAAGCTCGGCTACAAGACGGACGGACCTCCCAACGGCGTCACCGTGCTCAAGCAAGGCTTCAACGTCGACCCGCTCTTGCAGAAGCAGGCCGCCTGCATCTCGACCATGACCTACAACGAGTACTGGCAGCTGATCGAAGCCGGCATGCAGCCCTCGCAGCTGGTCGTCTTCAAGTACGAGGACGAGGGCGTCGCCACGCTCGAGGACGGTCTCTACTCGACCGAAAACCGCATCAGCGATCCGGCCATGCGCAGCCGGCTGGCGCGCTTCGTCAAGGCGTCGATGCGCGGTTGGGCCTACGCGATCAGCCATCAAGCCGAAGCGGTCAACATCGTGATGGCGGCCGACACGTCGGGGGCGCTGAACGCCGCGCACCAAACGCGTCAGATGAGCGAGATCGCGAAGCTCGTCGAGGGGCCGCAGAAGCCGGGCTATCTCGACGAAGCCGCGGCGAACCGCACCGTTCGCGTCCTGCTCGGGGGCGCGAGCAAACCGGTCATCACGCACCCGCCGACCGGCGCGTGGACGCACGCCGTCTGGCAGGAAGCGTTCGCGAAGTGA